The region TGGGACTTCGAATAAATCCAGAACCAAATCTGTTCCCTCTTACATATCTCTTCGGGGTCCAGGGTGGGTTTTTCCAAGCacagtttcaatttcagtttcagttgaGGGAGTTCACCCGCCCTTTCTCCCTAGTAGACCACTATCACTGCGAAACGTTGCGAAAATTGGGGTTGCCGCCAAGATGATGAAGACGCCGACGCCGCGTCGTCTGTCTAGCTGGGGCACCCGCACggaaattggttttttttgcaaCAATAGAGGGATGCAGCAAGGTGGGGGGAAAGCAGGGGAGAGTTTAACATGCAGACTTGGCGCAAACGCAGCGCATACCGAAATTGCCTGCGCTATTAATGCATCCACCCGGCATACACTACACTCCACTCTCTGGCACCCTGAAACTCTACGGAACTCTGCGGTTGCCTTCCCAGAGCTCTGTTAATGGAGCTGGCGTCAGCTCGGAGCTGGCGCCGGAGAGTCATCGTCAGTTGTAAGTGAACCTCGCTCCTGACAAGGGGGCCAGCGAACTGAAAAATATCTAAGAACGAATTGCCATAGTAGCAAAAGTAGCCCCGTCCTAGTGGCCTGGTGCTGTCGTGACAAGTAACGAAAACAAGAATTCATAAACATTCACCCAACAGAAGTagacacatatacatacatatatatgtacatatatatacatccTTTCACCTTGGGTCGAGTGTCACATGTAAATCGGAATTTAACTCAATTTTTACTACATTAGTTCGCCCTGTGATTGTGTGAGGAGTCTTGCGTGGTTCGTTCAGTCGACAGTTTCAGTCAATCGAAGCCATGGCCGATGAGGGTGAAGGCGGCAAGGAGGGTGAAAAGAAAATCCTCCACGTCTATCCTCTAGTAAAGGTTTGCAGAGCAACTTAATGAACCTTACAGCACGTTCGCAAGATTAACCTCAGTATTCGATTTTTCTCGCAGCACTCGGACATGAATGAGGAAATGCGAACGGAGGCCATTGAACTGAGCATCACCGCGTGCGAGAAGTATTCGTCAAACTATGAGGTATGTGGTGGGGGCAAGCCTATTGGGTAAGCTTCACAGTTTGCCTGGTTTCGTTTCAGCAAGCAGCCAAGATCATTAAGGAGACCATGGACAAGAAGTTTGGCATCTATTGGCATGTGGTTGTTGGCGAGGGATTCGGCTTTGAGGTATCCTATGAAACAGAGAACATTCTGTACCTATTCTTCGCCGGCAATCTGGCCATTGTGTTGTGGAAGTGCTCTTAGAGAGCGAGCGAGTCACCAATCAATCAAACGTACCTAGAAACCTCCCAAAGAGaagtttatttttgtattaactTGAGTTTTACATACGCGAATACAATATACAAACGGCGTACCGTACAGTTAATGGACTCAAATACGCACAAGTAGCAGCAAATGCGGATGACGGATGAAGAAGGAACCAACCGACCAATACGTGTGATTTCCATGGTAACTTTGGCAACCCCCAGCCCTTCCTTCCGTTTCGATGTTGCTTCGTGAGAaaagaatttaattttattacgAAATGTACCTAGTCGCTAACATTTTGAAAACACAAATCATAAATTGTTGGTATgcacaaaacgaaaacacGAACACCTGAACGATTCGCCTACGCATAGACATCCTCACGATCCGCGCCGGCGCCATCGCCACCATCCTCGAGGTTCGAGAAAAGCAGGAAGTGCGACGTGCGGTGCAGTTCGTGGTAGAACTCCTTTGGGTTGGCCAGCTGCAGTTCGTACTTCATGTTGGGATCGTGCCGCACTCCCATGAAATTGTAGTTCCAGCTGCTCTGCGCGGGCACCATGAAGAAGCCAAGGAACTTGTTCGACAGCAGCATCTGAACTCTTTCGTAGTGAGAAGGCAGGTAGCCCTTGGGGTTGTTTCCCTTGTCCGTGTTCTTAGAGCCCCACTCGAAGCCCGACGGGGTCAGTTTGTAAGCGGTCAGCGAGCAAGAGCCGGGAGTGAAGGAGCAGGTAATTACAATCGTCTTTTCGCCGTCCCAGTTGGAGTTCTCCTGCATTATCTTGGCATGGGTCGTGATATCCTGCGGCGATAGCTGCGGCAACTCGTTGGGCTGCGTGTGGATCCAGCCCAACGGTTCCATGTCCTTAAGGTACTGATGGGTGGGCAGGGTGTTGGGAAGGTTAATTGTCTGGTGCGTTCCCCATTGTGGAGGCATCACAATGCAGCGAATCTCCTTCACCTGCGGGTTGTCCGGCGGACTTACGCCGTAAAGATATCCCGCAATCTGTGCTCTCAAATCGGAGATGGTGACGAACTTCTTCAGTATGTTCTTGGGCAGAATGTAAGTATAGCCAGTTTCCTTGATGTCATCGGAGCTGACATATATGTGATTCGTTCGCAAATGCAGATTCGTGGCAGAGATGGCTCGCACGCGCCACTCAGTCTTCGAGCTGAAAGTCTGCGTCTCGTAATTGGATGTGGTGGAAGTGATGATCTCGTCGCCGTGTTTGTTTGTGGTGCGCGTGGTGGTCGCCGTCAGTTGATTCTGCTCCTTTGTCTGCTTCTCGATCTCTGCTATCTGCTGACGTTGCGCCGATGGCGCACTGATCTCCATGCCGAGAATAATGTCGCGGATCTCCGACTGTGTGAGTGAGGCCACGTTCACGTTGTTCTTCTTTCCGTAGTCGGCTAAAATGAGATCCTTGAGCTGCACCTCCACCTTGATCCACTCCTCATCCGTCAATGTTGGCCAGATATGATGGGCCTCGGTAATAGTGGTCTTGTCTGGCTTTAGGATGATCTTGGTGCGCTCCGTATTCACATGCAGGGCTCGTAGGATCAAAATGAGACGGCTGAACGCCGTGTACGAGGAAATTGTCTTCAGCCAGTCGTCGTAAAGATTAAAGAGCACCATTTGGGGCTCGGTGGCCTTCAGAATCAGATCACCAAACTTCTCCACTTTCAAGCAGGcctgaaaaataaaaatatgtattagTTAGATCCGTATGTCAGTAGCTGGGCATCCTAGGCACTAACCTGGAAGGGCAACTGCAGCTCAGAGCCTTTGATAACGATGTTGGGAAAGTCGAGCAAATGAACCTCGAGAGGATCAAGCATACCCTTGCGCGTCACAATGATCTGTTTCGGCTGCTCCTCCACGGGCAGCGAGCGAATCAGGGCAGCCACCTCTTCAGCCGTCTTCCACTTGGCCAACTGACCCAAACGTTTCTGCCCCGCCCATACCGAAGTGTGGATAATCTTTAGGAAAAGCTGGCCCGTCCGGGGATTGAATATAAAGATTGCGCCGTTTATCGGCTTCGTTGTCAGATTGCCCTCGAATGTCTTATGGATGGTGACGCGGTACACGTTGGTGTCGTCGACAAACCAGATGATCTGATTTGAGAAAAGTTCGCCATAGTTCTGTGAGCTCAAGTAGGGTTCCGTTGGCTCTGAGGAGTACAGCTGCAGAGCCTTGCGGATGCGCTCGCGCAGGACATAGAGGGCCGGATTGGCCTTCATGATTTTGGCCATGGCCTGCTGGATGAGAGTCTTGCAGCCAGGGAACCAATTTCCATATGCTGAGTGCAGATTGTAGGCCAGATCGATGGCAATCAGGATACCCGTGGGCGAGGGATAAATGGACATGTTGTCTGTGGTGTAATCAAGGAACTTGGCCCTCGCGTAACGCTCCACATCGTGGGAATCATAGTCTCCCCAGCGCAGCTGAATGTCTAGCCAATACTTCTGAGTGGTCGTGTTGTCCATGGTGTCCTTGGTGTCGGCCAGCAGAGAGGGTCGCGACACGTTCCACTTGTAGGCGGGGAAGAGTAAAATGTCGGCACAGGAGGAGTTCATCTTGTAGGACTTACGCGGATGGATCGTCTCCTTCTGCACCGTTTCGATTTCAAGAGCGTCCAGCTCCTGATCAAACACCTGGCACAAGTCCATTACAATGGACTCGTGTATCTTCTGCCACAAATGGGCACGGAAAATTTGAATCAGCGAAATCTTGAGCGTCGGAATTTTGCCATGCATGAATATGCCAGTCAGATCCAACTGCACCTGGAAGCCCACATAGACATTGGCGCGGTTGATCGTCGGGGACCACCAGAGTGTGAAGCGACGATTCGGGATCTGATTCAGACCAGAGCGCTGTGCATTGGTCAGTTTCTTGTACTTCATGGACTCCTCGAAGCCAGAGGCCTTCTCCCAG is a window of Drosophila pseudoobscura strain MV-25-SWS-2005 chromosome 3, UCI_Dpse_MV25, whole genome shotgun sequence DNA encoding:
- the LOC4803377 gene encoding dynein light chain 4, axonemal, with the translated sequence MADEGEGGKEGEKKILHVYPLVKHSDMNEEMRTEAIELSITACEKYSSNYEQAAKIIKETMDKKFGIYWHVVVGEGFGFEVSYETENILYLFFAGNLAIVLWKCS